Proteins from one Pantoea cypripedii genomic window:
- the araD gene encoding L-arabinonate dehydratase, which produces MRKKPEELRSYRWFGAPVFRSLGHRARMAQQGYAREDYMGKPVIAIINTWSEINPCHTHFKDRAEQVKRGILQAGGFPIELPAMSLGEPYVRPAAMLYRNLLAIETEELLRSHPIDGAVLMGGCDKTTPGLIMGAISMDIPAIYLPAGPSLRGDNKGMTLGSGTDLFASWYKFKAGEYTEEQLEEVENGISRSAGTCMTMGTAPTMMSMADALGFCLPGASSIVAPDSRHAIMAERTGRRIVEMVWEDLKPSHFLTSASFDNAITTALALGGSTNSVVHIIAMARRAGIPLTVERFDQLSQRVPHMANIRPAGKYLMEDFYYAGGLNALLNRLGDFIDRSTMTVTGKTLGENINGAEVYNNDVIFPLDKPLGELGSLVILRGNLAPNSAVLKIHAAAPRLREHIGKAVVFRDVEDLQARIDDPELDVTADSVLVLQNAGPLGAPGFPEWGQIPIPKKLLQQGVKDIVRISDSRMSGTSFGSCVVHISPESFIGGPLAFVQDGDLIELSVQKRQLNLLITEEEMAARRELWIKPAPRYPRGYGRMFTEHVSQADDGCDFDYLLTIDGPGGKIPEPPIQ; this is translated from the coding sequence ATGAGAAAAAAACCCGAAGAACTGAGAAGTTACCGCTGGTTTGGCGCACCTGTTTTCCGCTCACTGGGCCACAGAGCACGTATGGCCCAGCAGGGTTATGCACGCGAAGACTACATGGGGAAACCCGTCATAGCCATTATCAATACATGGAGTGAAATCAATCCCTGCCATACACATTTCAAGGACCGGGCAGAGCAGGTAAAACGGGGCATTTTACAAGCCGGCGGCTTTCCTATAGAGCTACCAGCCATGTCGCTTGGTGAACCCTATGTCCGTCCCGCTGCAATGCTGTATCGAAACTTGCTTGCAATAGAGACTGAGGAATTGCTCCGATCCCATCCGATCGACGGTGCAGTATTGATGGGAGGATGTGATAAAACAACACCAGGCTTGATCATGGGAGCAATTTCAATGGATATCCCGGCAATATATCTCCCAGCCGGGCCCTCATTACGAGGGGACAATAAAGGCATGACTCTCGGTTCTGGAACAGATTTATTTGCCTCCTGGTATAAGTTTAAAGCAGGCGAGTACACCGAGGAACAGCTCGAAGAAGTAGAAAACGGTATTTCCCGTTCGGCAGGTACATGCATGACGATGGGTACCGCTCCCACCATGATGAGCATGGCGGACGCACTTGGATTTTGTCTGCCAGGTGCTTCATCGATCGTTGCACCTGATTCCAGGCACGCCATTATGGCCGAGCGCACTGGCCGAAGAATCGTTGAAATGGTCTGGGAAGACCTTAAACCCTCACATTTCCTGACTTCTGCCTCTTTCGATAATGCCATTACAACCGCGCTCGCTTTAGGCGGTTCAACTAACTCAGTGGTACATATTATTGCGATGGCCAGACGCGCAGGCATTCCGCTCACCGTCGAGCGCTTTGACCAGCTGTCTCAGCGAGTGCCGCATATGGCTAACATCCGCCCCGCCGGAAAATATCTTATGGAGGACTTTTATTACGCCGGTGGTTTGAATGCCCTGCTGAACAGACTTGGCGATTTTATTGATCGCTCCACGATGACGGTAACCGGCAAAACGTTAGGTGAAAATATCAATGGCGCAGAAGTCTATAACAATGACGTTATCTTCCCCCTGGATAAACCATTAGGTGAGTTGGGAAGCCTCGTCATTTTAAGAGGCAATCTTGCGCCTAATAGTGCGGTACTCAAAATTCATGCTGCTGCCCCTCGGCTACGTGAACACATCGGTAAAGCGGTTGTTTTTCGTGATGTGGAAGACCTTCAGGCGCGTATCGATGATCCAGAGCTCGATGTAACAGCTGACTCTGTTCTCGTGCTCCAAAATGCCGGTCCCCTGGGGGCACCCGGTTTCCCCGAATGGGGACAAATACCTATTCCTAAAAAACTGCTTCAACAAGGTGTGAAGGATATTGTTCGGATCTCTGACTCCCGAATGAGCGGAACCAGCTTCGGGTCCTGCGTGGTGCATATCTCCCCAGAATCTTTTATAGGAGGGCCATTAGCCTTTGTGCAGGATGGGGATCTCATAGAATTGAGTGTACAAAAGCGTCAACTAAATCTGCTCATCACCGAAGAAGAAATGGCAGCTCGCAGGGAACTGTGGATTAAACCCGCCCCACGTTATCCCAGAGGGTATGGGAGGATGTTTACCGAACATGTAAGCCAGGCAGATGACGGATGCGACTTTGATTATCTGCTCACCATTGACGGCCCTGGAGGGAAAATCCCCGAGCCGCCAATTCAATAA
- the garL gene encoding 2-dehydro-3-deoxyglucarate aldolase yields MERPVLPNIFRSCLRNGDLLTGCWCGLSNPITTEILGLAGFDWLLIDGEHSPNDIPSFVTQLMALKDTSSAAVVRPPSNDPVSIKRLLDIGFYNFMVPFVETAEEATLAVKSTRYPPEGIRGVSVSHRSNRYGAEADYFKQINHNISVMIQIESTAGISNIDEICQVEGVDAIFIGPSDLAAALGYLGQPDNLHVQQTIRHLIERCQHHRVAVGILAPIAEDARRYINWGVTAVAVGSDVGIFRGATQALINRYRQENP; encoded by the coding sequence ATGGAACGGCCTGTTTTACCCAACATATTCCGTTCGTGTTTACGCAACGGCGATTTACTGACAGGTTGCTGGTGTGGCCTGAGCAACCCTATAACCACTGAGATTCTGGGACTCGCAGGATTTGACTGGTTACTCATAGATGGAGAGCATTCCCCAAATGATATTCCCTCTTTTGTTACGCAGCTAATGGCCTTAAAAGATACGAGCAGTGCCGCGGTTGTCAGACCCCCATCCAACGACCCGGTCAGTATTAAGCGACTGCTGGATATTGGATTTTACAACTTTATGGTTCCCTTTGTAGAGACAGCGGAAGAGGCGACGCTGGCTGTCAAATCAACCCGCTATCCTCCTGAGGGGATCCGGGGTGTATCTGTCAGCCATCGTAGCAACCGCTATGGTGCCGAAGCGGATTATTTCAAACAGATTAACCACAATATTTCAGTGATGATTCAGATCGAAAGCACAGCCGGCATCAGCAATATCGATGAAATTTGCCAGGTTGAAGGTGTAGATGCAATTTTCATCGGACCCTCTGATTTAGCAGCCGCACTGGGTTATCTGGGACAACCCGACAATTTGCATGTACAGCAAACCATTCGCCATCTTATTGAACGCTGTCAGCATCATCGTGTTGCTGTCGGTATTCTGGCCCCGATCGCGGAAGATGCAAGACGCTATATTAATTGGGGCGTAACGGCTGTTGCTGTTGGTTCTGATGTAGGAATTTTTCGCGGTGCTACGCAGGCATTAATAAATCGCTATCGGCAGGAGAACCCATGA